The following are encoded together in the Fusarium keratoplasticum isolate Fu6.1 chromosome 1, whole genome shotgun sequence genome:
- a CDS encoding 26S protease regulatory subunit 7, whose translation MPSATGQNWEKYQKNFADDEIEEKKITPLTDEDIQVLKTYGAAPYGTSIKKLEKQIKEKQQSVDEKIGVKESDTGLAPPHLWDVAADRQRMSEEQPFQVARCTKIIADEKGDESKSKYVINVKQIAKFVVQLGDRVSPTDIEEGMRVGVDRNKYQIMLPLPPKIDASVTMMTVEEKPDVTYGDVGGCKEQVEKLREVVEMPLLSPERFVNLGIDPPKGALLYGPPGTGKTLCARAVANRTDATFIRVIGSELVQKYVGEGARMVRELFEMARTKKACIIFFDEIDAIGGARFDDGAGGDNEVQRTMLELITQLDGFDARGNIKVMFATNRPSTLDPALMRPGRIDRKIEFSLPDLEGRANILRIHAKSMSVERDIRWELISRLCPNATGAELRSVCTEAGMFAIRARRKVASEKDFLSAVDKVIKGNLKFNSTATYMQYN comes from the exons ATG CCTTCCGCAACCGGTCAAAACTGGGAGAAGTACCAGAAGAACTTCGCCGACGATGAGatagaagagaagaagatcaccCCTCTAACGGACGA GGATATTCAGGTCCTCAAGACCTACGGTGCTGCACCCTACGGAACAtccatcaagaagctcgagaagcagatcaaggagaagcaacaaagcgttgatgagaagatCGGCGTCAAG GAATCCGACACAGGACTTGCGCCACCACATCTATGGGATGTCGCCGCCGACCGTCAACGAATGTCCGAGGAGCAGCCCTTCCAGGTTGCGCGGTGTACAAAGATCATTGCCGACGAAAAGGGCGATGAATCCAAGAGCAAATACGTCATCAACGTGAAGCAGATCGCCAAGTTCGTTGTCCAGCTTGGTGACCGGGTCAGTCCCACAGATATCGAGGAGGGCATGCGGGTTGGTGTCGACCGCAACAAGTACCAGATCATGCTTCCCTTGCCGCCCAAGATCGACGCGAGCGTTACCATGATGActgtggaggagaagcctgaTGTCACTTACGGCGATGTCGGTGGCTGCAAGGAGcaggttgagaagctgcgaGAAGTCGTCGAGATGCCCCTGCTATCTCCCGAGCGTTTCGTGAACCTTGGTATTGATCCTCCCAAGGGTGCGCTGCTCTACGGCCCTCCCGGAACCGGCAAGACCCTCTGTGCCCGAGCTGTCGCCAACCGAACAGACGCCACCTTTATCCGAGTCATTGGTAGCGAGCTGGTCCAGAAGTACGTCGGTGAAGGTGCAAGGATGGTTCGAGAGCTGTTCGAGATGGCACGGACAAAGAAGGCttgcatcatcttcttcgacGAGATTGACGCTATCGGCGGTGCTCGATTTGATGATGGTGCCGGTGGAGACAACGAAGTCCAGCGAACTATGCTGGAACTGATTACACAGCTTGACGGTTTCGATGCACGAGGAAACATCAAGGTCATGTTTGCCACCAACAGACCCTCCACCCTGGATCCTGCCCTGATGCGACCGGGTCGTATTGACCGAAAGATCGAGTTCTCACTGCCCGACCTTGAGGGCCGGGCCAACATTCTGCGCATCCACGCCAAGAGTATGTCCGTCGAGCGCGACATCCGCTGGGAGCTCATCTCTCGTCTGTGCCCCAACGCGACGGGTGCTGAGCTGCGCAGTGTGTGCACTGAGGCCGGTATGTTTGCCATCCGGGCGAGGAGAAAGGTGGCATCGGAGAAGGACTTCCTCAGCGCAGtggacaaggtcatcaagggcAACCTCAAGTTTAACTCGACGGCGACGTACATGCAGTACAACTAA
- a CDS encoding T-complex protein 1 subunit delta — MSAPAAAPAPAAGGASNATFRDKEKPMAVRSSNIVAARAVADAIRTSLGPRGMDKMIRGGKGETIITNDGNTMLKSMSVMHPTAKMLVNLSGAQDVEAGDGTTSVVVICGSLLGAADRLLSKGIHPSVISESFQRAAAAAVEVLHEMSLPIALTDTASLLQAANTSLSSKIVSQYSNLLGPMAVNSVTKTIDLKTADNVDLNNIRIVKRVGGTIEDSELVDGLVLTQPVLKNAGGPVRMEKAKIGLIQFQLSPPKPDMENTIQVNDYRQMDKIVKEERLYLLNMAKKIKKAKCNVLLIQKSILRDAVNDLSLHFLAKLGILAVKDIERDEVEFICKSTGCKPIADIDSFTEDKLGYADLVEEVQSSGSRMVKVTGTKSVGKTVSVVVRGANSLILEEAERSLHDALCVVRCLVKKKALIAGGGAPEIEIAAQLSKQARSLTGTEAICWKAFADAMEVIPTTLAENAGLNSIKVVTELRHRHEMGEKNAGVSIKSGGVNTNISKENVLQPLLVSTSAIELAAETVKMILRIDDIALTR; from the exons ATGTCTGCCCCGGCCGCAGCTCCAGCCCCTGCAGCGGGTGGCGCCAGCAATGCTACTTTTCGT GATAAGGAGAAGCCCATGGCGGTGCGCTCCTCCAACATCGTCGCCGCTCGAG CCGTCGCCGATGCTATCAGAACCTCTCTCGGTCCTCGAGGAATGGACAAGATGATCCGTGGTGGAAAGGGCGAGACCATTATCACAAACGATGGAAACACTATGCTCAAGAGCATGTCGGTCATGCACCCCACAGCAAAGATGCTGGTCAACCTTTCGGGCGCTCAGGATGTGGAAGCTGGTGACGGTACCACCTCTGTTGTCGTCATCTGCGGAAGTCTTCTTGGTGCCGCCGACCGACTTCTCTCCAAGGGCATCCATCCCTCAGTTATTTCCGAGTCCTTCCAGCgagctgccgccgccgccgtcgaggtCCTCCACGAGATGTCCCTGCCCATCGCCCTCACCGATAccgcctctcttctccaggccGCCAACACCTCGCTGTCGTCCAAGATTGTGTCTCAATACTCGAACCTCCTTGGTCCCATGGCTGTCAACTCTGTTACAAAGACTATCGACCTGAAGACCGCCGACAATGTCGATCTCAACAACATCCGAATCGTCAAGCGAGTTGGAGGAACGATCGAGGACAGCGAGCTTGTCGATGGTCTGGTTCTTACCCAACCCGTGCTCAAGAACGCCGGTGGCCCAGTTCGCATGGAGAAGGCAAAGATTGGTCTGATTCAGTTCCAGCTGAGCCCCCCCAAGCCTGAT ATGGAAAACACCATCCAGGTCAACGACTACCGACAGATGGATAAGATCGTTAAGGAGGAGCGATTATACCTGTtgaacatggccaagaagatcaagaaggccaagtgCAACGTCCTGTTGATCCAGAAATCTATCCTCCGTGACGCCGTCAACGACCTATCACTACACTTTTTGGCCAAGCTCGGCATCCTCGCTGTCAAGGACATTGAGCGCGATGAAGTCGAGTTTATCTGCAAGTCCACTGGCTGCAAGCCTATCGCTGATATCGACTCTTTTACCGAGGACAAGCTGGGTTATGCTGATCTCGTGGAGGAGGTGCAGTCTTCGGGATCGCGCATGGTCAAGGTTACGGGCACCAAGTCGGTCGGCAAGACTGTCTCCGTGGTGGTGCGAGGTGCCAACTCTCTGAttctggaggaggccgagcGAAGTCTGCACGATGCGCTCTGTGTTGTGCGCTGtctggtgaagaagaaggctctcattgctggtggtggcgcCCCTGAAATTGAGATTGCCGCACAGCTCTCCAAGCAGGCGCGCAGCTTGACGGGCACCGAGGCCATCTGCTGGAAGGCTTTTGCGGATGCTATGGAGGTGATCCCTACCACGCTGGCTGAGAACGCTGGCctcaacagcatcaaggtGGTGACGGAGCTGCGACACCGTCACGAGATGGGCGAGAAGAACGCGGGAGTCAGTATCAAGTCGGGAGgtgtcaacaccaacatctcCAAGGAGAACGTTCTACAGCCCCTCCTCGTTAGCACAAGCGCGATCGAGCTGGCGGCCGAGACTGTGAAGATGATTCTGCGGATAGACGACATTGCTTTGACCAGATAG
- a CDS encoding Abhydrolase-3 domain-containing protein — MLTIEETRALGEVHPEFEPIVRCYNPMLNAWNMDTDLDGIREIMAQVRLARPKPDLDSLSYRMEDIKIPLRDGHEVDARVYTPKNAPSDGCPGVIVFHGGGFVLGDLDTEAGLCATFTDLGGVAVNVDFRHAPEHPFPQAIEDAFDATNWAAKNVSKLGIDPAKGFIIGGTSSGADMSLAVSHLCQDADMKPPLTGVYAPITSGVNEETVPEKYKDHFFSKEQNANAPVFSTESIKFVHSKYKPDQTSPLAFPVAFPTHVGQPKTYFQVCGLDPVRDCSLVLEQVYKDDGVPTKIHIYPGLPHAFWALFPELEISSKRQEDVVEGLKWLLEQ; from the exons ATGCTCACCATTGAAGAGACCCGTGCACTCGGCGAGGTTCACCCCGAGTTTGAGCCT ATTGTGAGATGTTACAACCCAATGCTCAATGCTTGGAACATGGATACCGATCTCGATGGCATCCGGGAGATAATGGCCCAGGTCCGCCTGGCACGACCCAAGCCTGACCTCGACTCTCTATCTTACCGCATGGAAGACATCAAAATCCCGCTGAGGGATGGCCATGAAGTTGATGCTCGAGTATACACCCCCAAGAATGCACCGTCAGACGGTTGCCCCGGTGTCATCGTGTTTCACGGAGGTGGGTTTGTGTTAGGCGATCTCGACACCGAAGCTGGGCTCTGTGCTACCTTTACCGACCTTGGAGGCGTCGCCGTGAATGTTGATTTCCGCCACGCGCCAGAACATCCTTTCCCtcaggccatcgaggacgcCTTTGATGCTACCAATTGG GCAGCCAAAAACGTGAGCAAGCTGGGGATCGACCCTGCCAAGGGCTTCATCATTGGTGGCACCAGCTCTGGAGCCGACATGTCTCTAGCTGTCTCCCACCTCTGCCAGGATGCTGACATGAAACCCCCTCTGACCGGCGTCTATGCACCCATCACCTCTGGTGTCAACGAAGAAACAGTTCCTGAGAAGTACAAGGACCACTTCTTTAGCAAGGAGCAGAACGCCAATGCACCCGTGTTCAGCACAGAGTCGATCAAATTTGTTCACT CCAAGTACAAGCCCGACCAGACGAGCCCTCTGGCGTTTCCTGTCGCATTTCCTACTCACGTTGGTCAACCCAAGACCTACTTCCAGGTCTGCGGGCTGGACCCAGTAAGGGACTGCAGTCTTGTGCTTGAGCAGGTCTACAAAGACGATGGAGTGCCTACCAAGATTCACATATACCCAGGTTTGCCTCATGCGTTTTGGGCTCTCTTTCCGGAGCTTGAGATTAGCAGCAAGCGTCAGGAAGATGTCGTGGAAGGTCTGAAGTGGTTGCTCGAACAGTAG
- a CDS encoding SHSP domain-containing protein yields MSPSQQPYSMPFWDFVQSFDPNQGPGRGVDHNSASHFPFMAGYPFGGPGGPGGPGGPGPHGGPHGGPHGFPGPHGPGPRGPPPPPEADGFVWGPWYQGAGPWDRPRGHHEHHRSEGESSTTDVERDANTNNEKSETPDTMAADAPDPEEVVPDENQCGRRPGFGRGRGRGGPRGGRCGRGGRGGFPHGPRGPHHGPGPHPPPPYPGQGGPFDFSGLFRGWAGHPFFRNIREQAQRFQDSQNQNDSNSFNPPVDIFNTEKAYVLHVALPGAKKEDIGVNWDADRSLLNIAGVVHRPGDEEFLNTLATGERKVGLFERNVALPPEGVEERDEIDSFGITAKMEDGVLVITVPKVEREWTEIRKVDIE; encoded by the coding sequence ATGAGCCCGAGCCAGCAACCTTACTCGATGCCCTTCTGGGACTTTGTCCAGTCATTCGATCCCAATCAGGGACCTGGTCGCGGAGTTGATCACAACTCTGCCTCCCACTTCCCCTTCATGGCCGGTTACCCCTTTGGAGGACCCGGAGGTCCTGGAGGTCCCGGTGGCCCTGGTCCTCATGGAGGTCCTCATGGAGGTCCTCACGGTTTCCCTGGTCCCCATGGACCTGGTCCTCgcggtcctcctcctccccctgAGGCCGATGGCTTCGTATGGGGTCCTTGGTATCAGGGCGCTGGCCCCTGGGATCGTCCCCGCGGTCATCACGAGCACCATCGTTCCGAGGGTGAGTCCTCGACTACAGACGTAGAGCGAGatgccaacaccaacaacgagAAGAGCGAGACCCCCGACACCATGGCTGCCGATGCCCCTGATCCCGAGGAGGTTGTCCCTGACGAGAACCAATGCGGTCGACGTCCTGGCTTCGGTCGAGGCCGTGGACGTGGTGGTCCCCGAGGTGGTCGATGCGGCCgtggaggacgaggcggTTTCCCTCACGGCCCTCGCGGTCCTCACCACGGACCTggacctcatcctcctcctccttatCCCGGCCAGGGCGGCCCCTTTGACTTTTCTGGCCTCTTCCGCGGCTGGGCCGGTCACCCTTTCTTCCGCAACATTCGCGAGCAGGCCCAGCGCTTCCAGGAcagccagaaccagaacgACTCCAACTCTTTCAACCCTCCcgtcgacatcttcaacacgGAAAAGGCCTATGTCCTCCACGTCGCACTGCCCGGTGCTAAGAAGGAAGACATCGGTGTCAACTGGGATGCTGACCGCAGCCTGCTGAACATTGCCGGTGTCGTCCACCGCCCTGGTGATGAAGAGTTCCTGAACACACTCGCCACCGGCGAGAGAAAGGTCGGTCTGTTTGAGCGCAACGTGGCGCTCCCTCCCGAGGGAGTCGAGGAGCGTGACGAGATTGACAGCTTTGGCATcacggccaagatggaggatggtgtCCTGGTGATCACGGTTCCCAAGGTTGAGCGGGAGTGGACCGAGATTCGCAAGGTGGACATTGAGTAA